The Lysobacter gummosus genome includes a region encoding these proteins:
- a CDS encoding queuosine precursor transporter: MSAGESSIPFATGEGTRTLQDRSLRLFIVLSAFFCVNAALAEFIGVKIFALEDTLGIAPLQWNLFGQNGSLNFTAGTLLWPVVFLMTDVINEFFGRRGVRMISWLAAILIAYGFLFAFAAIALAPAGWWVKAAQAQGVPDYQAAFAAIFGQGMWSIGGSLVAFMLGQLIDVAVFHRIRSVTGDKHIWLRATGSTAVSQLVDSFVVLYIAFVLGPQHWPIPQFLAIGSVNYVYKMLAAVAMIPLIYLLRVWIHGYLGHARAKQLQDEAAAD, translated from the coding sequence ATGAGCGCGGGCGAGTCCAGCATCCCCTTCGCCACCGGCGAAGGCACGCGTACCTTGCAGGATCGCTCGCTGCGATTGTTCATCGTGTTGTCGGCGTTCTTCTGCGTCAACGCGGCGCTGGCCGAGTTCATCGGGGTGAAGATCTTCGCCCTGGAAGACACGCTCGGGATCGCGCCGCTGCAATGGAACCTGTTCGGCCAGAACGGCTCGCTGAACTTCACCGCCGGCACTCTGCTGTGGCCGGTGGTGTTCCTGATGACCGACGTCATCAACGAATTCTTCGGCCGTCGCGGCGTGCGCATGATTTCCTGGCTGGCGGCGATCCTGATCGCGTACGGCTTCTTGTTCGCCTTCGCCGCGATCGCGCTGGCGCCGGCCGGCTGGTGGGTCAAGGCCGCGCAGGCGCAGGGCGTGCCGGATTACCAGGCCGCCTTCGCGGCGATCTTCGGCCAGGGCATGTGGAGCATCGGCGGCTCGCTGGTGGCCTTCATGCTCGGCCAGCTGATCGACGTGGCGGTGTTCCACCGCATCCGCAGCGTCACCGGCGACAAGCACATCTGGCTGCGCGCCACCGGCTCGACCGCGGTGTCGCAACTGGTGGACAGCTTCGTGGTGCTGTACATCGCCTTCGTGCTCGGTCCGCAGCACTGGCCGATTCCGCAGTTCCTGGCGATCGGCTCGGTCAACTACGTCTACAAGATGCTGGCGGCGGTAGCGATGATCCCGCTGATCTATCTGCTGCGGGTGTGGATCCACGGCTATCTGGGCCATGCGCGGGCCAAGCAGTTGCAGGACGAGGCGGCAGCGGACTGA